In the genome of Paenibacillus pabuli, the window ACCAGGCAACCGTACACTATGAATTCGGAATCCGTTATAATATCCGCCACGCGATCCTTCAATCGTCTCTTCTTCATTCGGATTGCCCTGACGAATCTCCTCGCGGTTTGCCGCTATCAACTCGGCTGTTTTGATTGCTGTACCTGAAGGAGCATCCAGCTTCTGATCACCGTGATATTCGATGATTTCCACGTTCGGCATATGTTTGGCAGCCTGTGCGGCAAATCTCATCATCAGAATAGCACCGATCGAGAAATTCGGGGCGATTAACCCTCCAATGCCTTTGTCCTGACACTGCTTGTCCAGCTGTTCAATCTGCTCCGGCGTAAAGCCGGTAACACCCATTACAGGTCTAACTCCATGACGAATCGCAATCTCTGTATGAGCGAAAGCATATTGAGGGACTGTGAAGTCCACCATAACCTGTGGTTTCGTCTCTGTAAAAGCCATCTCGATATCATCGGTCAAAAGCACTCCACATTCGGGCAGACCGACAAGTGTTCCGGCATCCGTACCTACTCCGGAGCGGTTGACCGCTGCGGCGAGCTCCAGTTCAGGATCTTGAAGCACCAGTTTTACTACTTCACGGCCCATCCGGCCGGCCGCTCCGATTACGGCAACTCTTATTACTTCACTCATTTTAGCTGCATCTCCTCACTAATGTTGGTTCGTTTGGTTGAACCCATCTCAACCGAGCTCCATCCCTTAATGAAATGGACTCTTATTGAATGGATTTCATACGCTGCTTAATCTCCTGTAACAATAGATGCAGTTGCTCATTCTGCGGGTCCAGCAACAATGCGTCATGAACGGACCGGGCTGCAAGATCGAACTCATTTAGGTCGATGTACGCAAGAGCAAGCATAAGATGCGCTTCCACATATAACGGGTCAAGTTTAACTGCCTGTTTCAGTAGACCGGCTGCCTCCACATACCGTTCATGCGTTTCATTCCCGACTTGTTCAAGCAGCGACTTGGCCTGAATACTTAACTGTTTGGCTTCCAGGGTCTGCAAATGCAAAACATACTCCTCGATCCCCTGTGAAAGCTCAACAGCCTTGCGCGCATACTCAAGCGCTGGACCCAAGTGTTGACTGCGGGCATGTGTAATGGAACAACGATAATAAAGCTCCGCCTGTTCCGGGTGAGCAATAATGGCAGATTCAAACCAACGAATTGCCTGCTCAAAATCATTTTGCAAAATACAGCGGTAAGCATGCTGCATATACTCTTCCGGTGTCATCATCAAGCTGTCCCTCCCCATTGAGGTGATGGTACAGCATATGTAATCTACGCCTAATCGGTGTTTTTTGGCGTCCACCGATTTGCATCGCGTGTGTTAAATTTATGCATGACTTTGTCGTGCGCCTCTGCCAGATCGATCCCGAGAGAGTTAGCAAAACAAATCGTGATAAATAAAATATCCCCAAGCTCAAGCTCAATGGAATTGTCTGCTTCGGAAGATTTTTTCGGTTTTTCACCGAATTCGTGATTCACTTCCCTTGCAAGCTCCCCCACTTCTTCAGACATACGGGCGAGCATGGCCAGCGGGCTGAAGTATCCTTCTTTGAACTGAGAAATATACAGATCAACTTCACGCTGCATTTCTGCAATGCTTTTCTCCATGAGAACGGATTCTCCTTTTGAAATTGTGTCGTATTTGTTACCTAATATATCAGTTATTTAGATTCACTTCCACCATCATAAAAGACAAATCATTTTTAAAGAATCGATAAACAGGTATACTAAGATGGGAATGATTGCTTTCTCATTCTAATTTGTAAAATGGAGAGGGAACTTATGAGCACATCCAAAACCTGGGTTCAATTCAAATTGATTCTCCCCATCCTATTGGGCACGGCATTATATGCCTTTGGACTTCTGTACTTCATTATCCCCAATCAGCTCATGGAAGGTGGCGTAACCGGGATTACAGTCCTGTTGAATTATGCCTTCAACATCTCTCCTTCGCTTACAACCTTGGTTGTTAACATTCCGCTTTTTCTGGTAGGGCTCAAGATTTTGGGCGGCAGACAGATGATTTATACAGGCGTTGGTATTGGAGCACTTACTCTGTTCCTCTGGTTATTTGAAAAAATGATTCATCTCGGCTGGATTGAACCGCTGCATACCGAGAATGACCTTTTACTTGCTGCACTTTACGCCGGTGTTACACTGGGGGCAGGACTTGGAATTGTATTTCGCTGGGGTGGAACGACAGGTGGCTCTGACATCATTGCCCGCATTCTTAATCGAAAATATGGCTGGAGCATGGGACGTGTACTCTTAGGTATCGATTTCATCATTATCGGTATTTCCCTCGTCTACATTCCCAAAGAAAAAATACTGTATACCCTTGTAGCTGTATTCATAGCCTCGAAAGTGATTGACTTCATTCAGGAAGGAGCCTATTCGGCCCGCGCATTTATGATCATCAGTGATCATGCACCCGAAATCGCAGATTTAATTACCCGTGATATGGACCGCGGTGTAACGCTCATTCCCGCCATTGGTGCATATTCGAAGCAAGCCAAACACGTTGCTTACTGTGTCATCTCCAGGCAGGAATTCAGACGTTTGCAGACCATTGTGCGTTCGGTTGACCCTAGAGCATTTGTTATTATTAGCGATGTCCATGATGTACATGGAGAAGGGTTCAAGGAAAGCTGACTTTTATTTGTACAAAAAGAAACCTCTTTCCCCAAGAGAAGAGCCACAGTTCGGCCTTTCTTGTAGACAGAGGTCTTTGTCATGTCGTGATGCATAAACATCTTAACGCCGAAAAGGAAAAATGCCTTGCTGCTGTGCCCGATATTTACGGTAACCTGCATAACTTAGCGCTGCTATGATTATGGAAGTAATAAGCATTCCAGCTGCCCTGCGATTAGGCCCCTGAACAAATGGTACGAAGGCACTTTCGTCCTTTTCCCGACCAAACAACTGGTTCACCAACTCTTCACCATGGGTTAACATACTCTTCAATTGGACAATGTCAGTTCGCTTGGCCTCACTCAGACCTTTGGTATGAGACAACCAGGCGTCGAGCTGGGCGATCTCGTAAGGTTCACGGCGGATCATCGCCGCAGGCCGAATGGTCTCATAATGCTCCTCCAGCAAGGCGTAGCGGCTTGCTATGATCGCCGTACTTAACTGCTGATCTGCTGCGGTTGACAGCGCATCGATATCATTTTTTACGATTTTATAATATTGGAGCCATAAAGGTTTGGCCGGGTTGGCGAGACTGTCTGCCGCAAGTCGAAGTTTGGCCGAGGCCTGCTGGAGGGAAGCATCATCATTTTTTACCCTGACTGCAGCTTCTTTCACTTCAACAATAGTCTCAGATAGGGCATGAATGCCTTCTACTGTCGTCTGACCCGCAAAGGAGATATGCTCCAGCCCTTTACTGATTCGCAAAATACTGCCTCTAACCTCTTCGATATCATTGTCCAAGGCGTGACGGTACAGCAGGGCCGCTTCTTCATTTAATTGCTCTATTGAATTCTGGACAGAGACTTGCTGATCTGTATTTCCGTTCGCACCTGTACTTTCCGCTGATACGCTGTATGACAAGTTCGTCCAGAACAGCAGAGTCATGAACGACACCACCATAAATCCAGTTTTGATCCTGAACGTTCTCTTCATGGACATCCCTCCCACCATCAATGTATGGCAGGGAAGGACCCCTTAGAACAAGCTTAGATTATGAAATCAGGTCCGTTTGGCCTGCCTCAAGGCAAGCCACGCACAGAGAATACTCACTAGCGTCAGTCCAACAGTGAAATTGCGTACACCATCCAGATGGTCCATCAGCGATGCAGGCAGCCAAGGGAAGATGTCATAGGTATAGTCCATTGTATCGTTTAGTAGTGTCCACAAGGCAGCGATCACCAAGGCACCCCAACGGAATCCAAAGAACCTCACATACAGCAGAGCCTCAATAGCCATGGCGCTATGCGACGCAATTAACATCCAATCCTGCCAGTTCTGTGCGCCTCCCTGCATCCAGCCTGCAAAAATGATAGAAACTGCCCAAACGCCGTATTTTACCGAAGTAACCACAGCAAGCGCCTGTATGACATGTCCAATCCGATCCATAAGCATCGATTTGGGCTTGTACAAAATCCACAACAAGGAAAGTGTAAAAAACAGGCTTGCTGTTGGACTGTCTGGCACAAACACAATTTGCCACATTGGTTGCTGTGCCAGCGTATACTCCAATTGATCCCCATACCATATGTATCCATATACTGTTCCTAATGCGTTACACCAAAAAAGAAGCCACAGGAAATAACGGTTTGTTAGAAATTCCCGGCTCCAAAAGTACGATAAAGCCACATGCTCTACCCCTTCCATCATTTGTGTTCTGCGTTTCAAAGAAGGTGTTGCGTAAAACGCCTCAAAAAAACCTGACCGCATAAACGATCAGGTTTCATTGCTTATTTCAATTTTACTGTTCTGCCTTTTGTTTCGCAAGCCATTCCGCCAAGTGATTGATATCATCATCTGTCAGCCCTTGAGCTATGGCGTTGTCATACTGAGCAGGCATGCTGTTATATCCTTCTTTGATAATCGTCAGGATCTCTTCCTGGCTGTGTTTGTCGCCCACACCCCGAAGCGAAGGTCCACCCGCTCCCTTCATATCAGCGGCATGACATCCGATACAACCGGCCTTTTTGAAGGTTTCCATTGCAGGGTCATCCTTCTCAACGATCGCCACTTCTTCTTTTTGACCTGGCGCATTGGAGGTAGGAAGTCCCTGCGCGTGTTTCTCACGCGCTTCTTCTTCACGCTGAATATGTTCCGGCTTCTGGCCGCTTGCTTCCAACTCATGCTCGTAGTGTGTCCACGCAACATTCGTCAGGTAGAAAACGGACATCACCGATAGAATCATAAGCGAAGAGGCAATCGGACGTTTGTAAAAACGCCGCTCCTTGCCTGTATCCAGGAAAGGGGCAAGTAACAAAGCGCCGAAAGCAACTCCGCTGACTCCAAGTACCCCGAGCAGGACATAATCACCTGAGGCATATGGGTATTTCAAATACTGATACAGAAAAAGGAAGTACCAGTCCGGCATCGGGATAACCGATGCACTTGGATTGGCCGGATAGCCCAATGGTGCAGGTTCCGAAATCGTTAATACCAGAATACCAACCAGTACAACGACACCAACCATCCATTCCTTCAGCAAGAAGTTAGGAATAAAAGCCTCTGATTTGCCGGGATACGCCGTGTAATCCGGTGGAGTTATAAACCCCGCTCCTTTACGGACGCGTGAGTCCCCAACGAAGATAATCTTTTCCTGGTCATCTGACTTGTGTCCGTGAGCCATGTCGATTCCTCCCTTCTCAGATTATAGTGGTCCCGAAATGCCCTGTCTGCGGATCATAATAAAGTGACCGACCAGAAGCACCAGAAGCACAGCCGGAAGGAAGAAGACGTGCAGGGCAAAGAACCGTGTTAACGTCTGTGCACCTACAATAGTTCCGCCTTGCAGGAATTCCTTAATGATCGGTCCCAGCCAAGGAACCGTATTCGCAATCTCCAGAGTAACCTTGGTTGCAAAGTACGCTTTGTTATCCCATGGCAACAGGTACCCGGTAAGCCCGAGACCCAGCATGACAAAAAAGATCAGCATGCCGACAACCCAGTTCATCTCGCGTGGTGCTTTGTAAGAGCCGGTAAAGAATACACGCATCGTATGTAAGAACATCATAACGATAACCAAACTGGCTCCCCAATGGTGCATCCCGCGTACAATTTGGCCGAAGGCTACTTTGGTCTGCAAATACTCGACACTGGCGTAAGCATTAATAATATCAGGCACATAATACATGGTCAGGAACATCCCTGACAAAATCTGAATAACAGTAATAAAGAACGTCAATCCACCAAAGCAGTACACGAATGCGGAAAAGTGATGAGCCGGGTTTACGTGCTCTGGAACTTCATGATCCGCAACGTCCCTCCAAATTGGCGTGATATCTAGACGCTCGTCAATCCAGTCATAGACATTTTTAAACATCTGCGTTCACGCCTCCTATTTGACTCGGGTGTTCGGAACAATGTCGCCCAGATAAACCCAACCCTGATCTTCCTTAACCACATACTCATCAAGCGGCTTCGGGGCTACGGCAAGATTCTTACCTTCTTTGTCATAATGCGCGCCATGGCACGGACAATGATATTCATCGGGATACTGCTTATCACTGTTCCAACCTACGGTGCAGCCCAAATGTTTACAAATGGGTGAAAGCGCATAGATTTTGCCTTGCTCATCTTTCCTGATCCAGGCGATTAACGAAGCATTGCTTAAATACCATCCGTCTTGCTGTTTCAATTCAAACGTAAATTCTTGAGGTTCATTCGTAATTTTGCTGATTTCCGCTACTTTGACAGAGGTGCCTTCTCCCTTGTGCTGCAAAATTGGGTCCACCGCAAAACGGACCATAGGGAGTATTGCACCGGCGGCCATGTAGGCTGTAGCTCCACCAAGCGTGTACGTCAAAAACTGCCTGCGTGACATTTCCATGCGGCTTGGCAATTTCATCGAAGCTTCGTGCTGGTCATGCTCACTGCTCATACTGTCTCCAACCCCCTTTTTCAGCCAACTCTCTCAATCGTTTTCATTATCAGAAATTCCACGACTTACTAGAACATACATAATCATATAGTAGCCCTAGAACACCGTCAAGAATTTGTCACACATTTTTAAGCTTCATTTGTAAGCGTTATTAAAAAAATGTTGGTAAATTGTCACATTTGCCACAGGTAGGTCATCTTTTCCATAACTCACGGATTTTTTCCCCGACCAAACGCGAAATCCTCTCTTCTCCCACCTCTTGAATTAAAACTGAACGATTTAATACTAAATCCGCAGAAGTAATTTGGGTCTGTTCCAATGCACCATCCGCTGACATTACAACCACATATTTGAAACCTGAAGATTTGAGCTGTGCAGATAAGGTATTTAATGCCATTGACATATCCGGACATGCATAATGGAATGCAGGGTAAGTCATGATACGTCCTTTAAAAGGAATCTCTACCATATCCAAAAAATCTCTAAGCCGCTCCAATGCCTCGGTTGCTTCAACCGGGGACTGCTTGCCTGTCAGGGCTGTGTATGGAATAAGGCATGTATCCAGATAGAGTTGCAGTTCCGCCCAGCTGTCATGAGTCATCTCACTGAATTTCAATTCCCTAATTCCCCTCTCTATCCATTTTATTCCCATATTATATATGAGCATATATTATAAATCCAGAGATTCATACTTTTGGCCGAGTAAATCTGATGAAGAACACAAAAAAGAAATGCGTATTTCACGCATTTCCTGTCTTATATATTTATTTTACATGCTCATCAGTTTATGGCCTTCAGTTCATCCGTCAGATTCCGGAAAGCTACTTCGTCTCCGGTAGCTAATGCCTTATCGATTTCCATATACAGCTTCTCGCTGCGCTGTTTACGAAGCGCGTCGTCCCACACCATTTCAGCAGCCAGCCCCAACATGACTTCATACGTAACTTTCATTTTATCCAATAGGATGCACCTCCAAAACGGATTTAAGAGCTCCTATACTCCTTTCCTTTGGCAACATAACCTAGTGTAGTCCTCGACATCCGCTCAAGATCTGCATCAGTCAACTCACGTATCACTTTGGCTGGTGTACCCAAAGCAAGGGTATAGGGCGGAATTTTACTATTTTCAGTTACAACAGAACCGGCCCCGATCAGCGCATATTCACCAATTTCGGCTCCATTGAGAAGGATAGCGCCCATACCAATTAGCGAACCTTTTCCAATACGACATCCATGGATAATCGCAGAATGTCCTACAGACACATCGTCATCCAATATCAAAGGTTGATCCGTGTTGACGTGTCCAACCACGTTATCCTGTATATTACAGCGCCGTCCAATCACAATGGGTGCCAAATCGGCTCGTAATACGGCATTAAACCAAATCGTAGATTCCTCACCCATTGTCAGATCACCTATAAGCTTGGCACCTTCGGCCATATATACCGAAGGGTGTAACTGTGGTTGAATACCTTTGTATGGAATTATCATAAGTATCACTCCTTAATTTGGGAGTGATTTTAGCAACTTGTCCTTCACTTGTCAAACATAACGGGGGTAATATCCCCGGACAGCGAGCGACAGGATGACGCAAGGCGTGAACCCCATGCTGTCATTTGTATTGTTCGCCCAGATGCATGTTCTCCGATGCGAAGCATACCCAGATGCAGCATCATTTTAAGCACCCTGTTGTCATAAATTGTCTCTGCAGTGTCATAATAGAACGGCTGAATGTAGGGACCAATCTGGCGGAACAAAGACTCTGCTGTGGACCAGCCAGCTGCACATTCCCCTGTCCAGTACACGATGGAGGACAGATTCGGAATAGCACCTTTATAAAGTCTTAACCAAAACCGAAATAGCTGTATCATCTCGGCTGTTTTCTCCGCCCCCAGCTTGTCTTCACCGGAAGGTGACAATTTTAGCTTGCCCTGCTCCTCCCGGACCAGACGATGATGAAAAGCGTAGTCATAGATGAACGCAAATCGGTCGGGGTAGTCTTTGAATGAACGACCATAACCGAATCTCCATCCAGCCTTACCCACCAGTGTCTCACTCACATGCAAATGCTCCATGATCTGCTGCTGAGAGCGACGATACATCATGCCTTCTGCGTTCAAGGCTATTTCATGCTGCTGGACAAATTGGAGAAAGAGTTTCAGATCATCTGCGAGCAGATGGTATTCATCCCTGTAAACGGGAGGCTCGCTCGTCTGTTCAATGCCTGCCTTCAGATGGGTGGATAACACATCCCGAAATCTCATTTGCAAATCTTGTGGTACCTGATACAGGTATCTGGTCTGTTGAGTTGTGCCATTGAACAACCATCCACTCTTCGTGAAGCGAACGATAAGATCACGTGGACTTGCTCCAGCCTCGCTATCTTTTTTATCCATCGACTGACGAGCAATGGCGACAAGTTCCTCCATACCGAAGTATTGGCGGGAATCAAACAGCAAATTGTTCAAAAATCGCAGATCTACTTGATTTAGTTCGCGAACCTGCTGCTCAAAAAAAGGTCTGCTACCCAATGTAGTGAGAATACTCTGGATGAGTTCATGTTTGGAATTGGGCTTACACTCGCACTGGTAATAGTCTGCTATTCGATTAAGCTGGCCGATATCGGCAAAAGTAAGCATATCCGCTAGATTCATGGGTCCATCGCCTCGCCCTTGACTACTTTTTGGCTATTGATTCGGGGCCTGAAGTAGTTTGGTTTTGTAAACATCGTTGACGGATTTCCCATGATCTAAACCTCTTTTTTGCAAATCTTTTATGTTTTAACCATACTATGCCCGAAGTTGCTTGCTCAGAAGAAAAATGAGAGGTTCAAAATCATATAGAAATTGAACTAAAGAATATTTACACTTGCCACTCCAATGACAGGACAGCATTCTGATCACTGTTATCCCCTACACATTGCTATAACACAAAAAAAACAACCTGAGTAATCACTCAGGTTGTTTGGCCAGATCCAATGAAAGGTGTCGTGTACAGTTATAAAGCAATGGGCTCCAATCGTCACGTTCCTTCTCCAGGATCGTAAGCGACAGGTTTCCAATTCGTTCCGTATAGCGGTCTTTGTACAAAGCTGATAGCAGATTGGCTAAAAAAGCGCCATGGGAGACAATCAGCACATTTTGGTCCTGATGAGCCTCCCATAAATCCTCCAGAAAGCCCAATGCACGTGTCTGAATATCCGCAATCTGTTCCTGGCCCAAATCCAGCGTCTCCCAGGAAGCGCCCCACCGAGCCACACGCTCTTCGGACGTCAGACCTTCAATCTGACCAAAAGCACGCTCCTTCAAGCGTGCATCTGGCTCCAGTAAAGGGACATTTAAAAGCCCGGAGATAATCTCTCCTGTCTCCTGAGCCCTGGACAGCCCGCTAGTAATGATGTGGTCCCAGTGGTACTCCTCGGTAAGCAAACGTCTACCCAGACGCTCAGCTTGCTCACGACCTTCTGCATTCAGAGGTATGTCTGTTTGTCCCTGAATACGTCCTGCCGCATTCCAGTCGGTTAGACCGTGACGAATAAGCCCGATCCGCATCTCATCCCTCATTTCTCTATACGGTGAACGAAAGCTTTACTTAAGCACGCGCACCTTGTTTACGTTTGTTCGTTGAACGATGCATACGCCCAAGAGAGAACAAAGCCATACCAATTGCAAGCAACGACAACGCCATCCAGTACTGAGGATACGCCGGGCCCATGCTCACAACGAAGGGCTCAATAATGCTCCCTCTGTCTGCTCCCGTCATGTTGTACTTGTACAATCCGGAAGAAGTAGGCTCACTGCCCGCTACCCCTGTCTCCAAAATACCTGTAGAGACCACGCTGGTCTGCTCAGCTTCTGTTACATCTGGCTTAAACATCGCCATGTACAAAAAGCTGCATAAGAAAATTGCCAGGAACGCAGCAATCCACAAAGACATATGCTTGCGAATCACAGCAGAGAAACGATTAACCTTTGCCTCTTCCGGCAATAGCCATGGAGACTCCGCGTAGATCCGGTCCATAACATTACGGTTCACTCTCTCTGCCTGCTGTTCTGTCACTGGAACCGGTATGCTGTGCAGCAGAATTTGAGCTTCTTCCCAAACCTCAAATTGCTGCGAGCAATCTTCACAATCAGCGAGATGAGCATGAAATGCAATCCGCTGAGGATGAGCTTCCGGCAAGTCCCAGACCAGTGCAAACAATTCCTGGGCTTCATTGCAATTCATCGGTTCTTCATCCCTTCATATGGCTCGTAGACCGGTTCGAAGAAATAAGGTTCCAATTGAGTTTTTACGCTTGACCTTGCTCTGAACAATAACGATTTCACAGAACTGACGCTCTGCCCAAGAATATTTGCTATCTCCTGGTAGTCTAGTTGATCATACTCACGGAGTATAATGGCAGAACGCTGCTTCTCCGGTAAATTATTAATTGCATCCCTAACCAGCATCACCCGCTCACTGCGCAATACAGCATACTCTGGCGCATTCTCAGAAGGAGCAATGGGTACAATACCGCTCTCTTCAAGTGGAACGCTCCCACTACGCTGTTTGCGAAGCTCACTCAGCACCGTATTTCTCGCAATGGTATATAACCAGGTTGAGAATGAGGCATCCACCTCTCGGAATGAGTGCAGACTGCGGAACGCCTTATAGAAAGTCTCAGAACAGAGATCTTCCGCAAGCAGCTCCATATTGGAACTTTTCAACATATGATATACGAAAGCCAGTATTTTACGCTGATAACGACTCATCAGCTCGGAATATAACTCCAGGTTACCTTCCTTGATCTCTCGAATCAACTGGGAATCCGTCATTTGAGTGCGACCCCTCCTCGCCCATCCATGTGCTTCTCCCCGTTCGACTCTATCCATGTATTACCGAACAGGCACAAAAAAGTTGCGGTTTTCACCGCATAAAACAGCGTTCAGCGCCAAAACAGGCCTTCCCGCCAAAATCCCCTATGTAATGGCAATTTCCCCAACGTTTCTACATTAACAGTATTTATTGTACAACGGTCTGCATCATCCTGGCAAATTCTTGGCTTGCATCGAAGCCCGACCAGTCATTATTATGCAGCCATTTTCTCGTCCATGACTTCTATTTTATCCCTTTTGTGAAGCCACTCTTATATTGGACGAGCGAAAGCCTCAAAAAGTTTCAATCTCACTTTAAGCAAGGATTATATTTCCTTAATTTACGAATGTTATAATTAATTCAAACAATTTTACTCAAAGTGTTGACAAAATGAAAACGTATACATATAATAAAAGTACAGTATGGTTTCTCTCCACTCCTATCCAATAACTGTATTGCTCCACGTGAGCAATGGCCGCTTATGTAAGCGGTCTTTTTTTTGCTTTTTTTTGAATTACCTACTGTAACAGCTGGTTTTCAACACAAAGAAAGGAGGCTTTCGCCCCCTTCCATAAGACTAAACCCACACTTGATACCCTAGGGAATCCAGCAGCGTTTTGGCACGTTCCATTTCCTCTTCCTGCCGGAACGACAGACGCATAATGCCCGGTACATCGACCCGGTTCTCAATAATCTCCATGTTACTTAAGTTAATATCATTCGCCCCAAGTTCAGTGGCAATCTTGCCGATCATCCCCGGAGCATCCTGCACATCTGTATACAGATCAAACAACGACGAGATCATGCCTTTGCGTCGTTCTGGCAGCACACTGCGGAACTCGCGTGCCTGACGGAATGCCTCCTCAATGCCCTCACCATTTTGTTGCTCCAGCATTTCGGTGAAAGCCTGCATCTGCCCGTTCCAGTCCTTCAACAGTCCCAGCAGCACCTCACGGTTGCTCAACAGGATATCTCTCCATACAATGGCATCACTGGAGGCAATCCGGGTAATATCCCGGAATCCGCCCGCTGCCAGCATTTTGTACAATGGATTTGAATTATTATATTCGCGCACCTGGTTCACCAGCGCAACTGCAATAACATGTGGCAAATGACTAATTGCCCCTACAATGTCATCGTGCAGTAGCGGTTCTACGCGGACAATCTGGGCACGTGTGTATGCAAGAAGGTCAGATAACCTGTCATACGCCTCCTCAGGCACATATTCTGAAGGGGTCAAGACATAGTATGCATTCTCGAATAACACAGCCGAGGCTGCATCCACACCTGCACGCTCCGATCCGGCCATCGGATGACCGCCGATAAAGTATGCATCACTCATGCGGACATGCTCAGCACAAGCTGCGATGGACGCTTTTGTGCTTCCTACATCCGTAATGATACATCCCTTTTTCAGGGGGAGCTTGGCCAATTGTTCAAAATAGGATTCAAGCAGCCCAACAGGTACGCACAAAAAAATAAAGTCGGCATCTTGCACCGCTTCATCCAGAGAGAGCGTAGCGTCATCCACTACACCACTGGCTATGTACTTGTCCTTCAGTTCGGGCAGATGGGCATAGCCCATCACCGTTACACCAGGCTTGCCTTTGAAGCAAAGCGCCAGTGAACCGCCGATGAGCCCGACACCGATCATTGCAATTTTTAGTTTCATGGGTCCTCACTCTTTTCATCGCCAGATTTAAGGGCGTGCTACCGCCTTCTCAGCCAGCGTGTTCTCCAGTGCCGTGACAAACGCACGGTTCTGTTCTGATGTTCCGACGGACACACGAATGTATGTTGGATATACATGGAATCCAGGTCGAACAATAATGCCCTGTTTCAAGAGCGATTGGAATGCTTCTGTCGAAGGCATATCTAGATCAACCAGAATGAAGTTACCCTGAGAAGGGAAAAACGGCAGTCCTAGTCGTGTGAATTCATTTTGCAAATACGCTCTTTCTACCGCATTACGCTCCGCACACTCTTGAACAAAAGCCTGATCCTCAAGTGCAGCCTTCGCGGCTGCCTGACCGAAGCGCGAAGTGTTAAACGGTTCACGCACGCGGTTTATCAGATCAATCACTTCCGGACGTGCAATACCATATCCAATACGCAATGAAGCCAGTCCATAGATTTTAGAGAATGTCCGCAAAATGACCAAGTTAGGATAACGCTCAATCATAGGAATGCTTTGTGGATACTCCTCGTCCGTAACAAATTCATAATAGGCTTCATCCAAAACAACCATGACATGAGAAGGCACACGATCCATGAATGCTATCAATTCCTGCTCAGAGATAATTGTACCCGTTGGATTATTGGGGTTACACACCCAGACCGCCTTGGTCTTATC includes:
- the hisC gene encoding histidinol-phosphate transaminase, producing the protein MKPKSQIVNLPVYKPGKPIEEVKRELGLEQVIKLASNENPYGSSPAVLEAITRELVNVSIYPDGSSKELTEVLAKHLGVERNNLIFGCGSDEIIALITRAFFLPGDENIMADQTFSVYKSNADIEGAVSIEVPLKEGTHDLTSMLAKINDKTKAVWVCNPNNPTGTIISEQELIAFMDRVPSHVMVVLDEAYYEFVTDEEYPQSIPMIERYPNLVILRTFSKIYGLASLRIGYGIARPEVIDLINRVREPFNTSRFGQAAAKAALEDQAFVQECAERNAVERAYLQNEFTRLGLPFFPSQGNFILVDLDMPSTEAFQSLLKQGIIVRPGFHVYPTYIRVSVGTSEQNRAFVTALENTLAEKAVARP